The Bacteroidales bacterium genome contains a region encoding:
- a CDS encoding noncanonical pyrimidine nucleotidase, YjjG family, with translation MKVYKHLFFDLDSTLWDFEKNAHEAFTDIYIKFDLKGKGVISLDEFVRSYLKHNDELWALYRDGKIEKEYLRWRRFEVTLNDFGIHDPVLAKHIGNDYVTISPKKTNLFPNAIACLEYLKARYELHIITNGFEEVQYTKLENSNLRRYFRHVITSEAAGSKKPDPRIFNYALKTVGALPHESLMIGDDIETDIKGASNAGLDAVFFNPEKQPHNGGVTHEIFDLLELTHFL, from the coding sequence ATGAAGGTTTATAAACACCTCTTTTTTGATCTTGACAGCACACTGTGGGATTTTGAAAAAAATGCCCATGAAGCTTTTACTGACATTTACATTAAATTTGACCTCAAGGGAAAAGGTGTGATAAGCCTTGATGAATTTGTAAGGAGCTATCTGAAACACAATGACGAACTGTGGGCGCTTTACCGTGATGGAAAAATTGAAAAAGAGTACCTGCGCTGGCGACGGTTTGAAGTCACGCTAAATGATTTCGGTATCCACGACCCGGTGCTGGCGAAGCATATCGGAAACGATTATGTGACCATCAGCCCCAAAAAGACCAACCTGTTTCCCAATGCCATTGCTTGTCTTGAGTACCTGAAAGCGCGCTATGAACTGCATATCATTACCAACGGGTTCGAAGAGGTACAATACACAAAATTGGAAAACAGCAATTTGCGCAGATATTTTCGTCACGTGATCACTTCAGAAGCTGCCGGCAGCAAAAAGCCCGACCCCAGAATTTTTAATTATGCGTTAAAGACTGTGGGAGCATTGCCTCACGAAAGCCTGATGATTGGCGATGACATAGAAACCGATATCAAAGGCGCTTCAAATGCAGGGTTGGATGCAGTGTTTTTCAACCCTGAGAAACAGCCTCACAATGGAGGCGTTACGCACGAAATTTTCGATCTCCTTGAACTAACCCATTTCCTTTAA